A segment of the Cohnella algarum genome:
GGATAAAATCCACTGTAGACGGAGGTTTCCGTGTTTCTCGCTTCGGTCGTTGGACAAAATCCAACGTAGGCTTGTCCTGCATGCATGCGGAAGGACGAGATGAGTCGCAATGACTCATTTGAGTGCGGCTATATGTGTTTGGCGGGCTGAGGTGAGTCACTACGACTCAACTGGATCGACAGCGTTCATGCGGAGGGGTAAGATGAGTCATGAGGACTCATTTGAGCGCGGCTACATGGGGATGGCGGGTCGAGATGAGTCGATACGACTCAACTGCGGCGCTCCTTTGCCCCGCAAGCTTGCTCGAACGCCTTCGCAAGACGAAGAATTTAACATTCCTTCATAAAAAAATAAAGACGCGCCCTCGCTGGCGCATCTTTGGCCTTGCAAACGATTATAAGGGCAGCCGGTCGCTTGGCGCGAGCGGAAGCGTCGCTTCCGGCGATAATCCGCGGCTCGCTTCGCCGGCCGTTTCGCCGGGGACCCGTCTGGCCGTCACTCGGCTCCCGTTCCCCTCTTCCGTGACCATGACCGTCGGCGGCCGCTCCGCCTTCCCGCCGATCGCGAACGAGAAGAGGAACGCGGCTTTGCCGAGTGCGCGAAAATCGATCGTCCGCCGCTCGCCCGCATGGATAACCAAATCCAGGCCGCACGTTCCTCCCTCCCGGACGATTTCCCAGCGCCAATCTTTCCGTTCCCGGCTTTTCTCCGGATTTACCCGAGCCGCTGCATCTTTCCCGTCGGATACGTCTCCCCCGACCACTGCGTCTTGCCCGTCCTTTGCGTCTCTCCCGGCCGAAACATCTTCCCCGGCCGTTGCCGCATGCCGGATCGACGCATCCTTCTCCCCGAAAGCCGCGTACAAAATTTCGAACCGCAGCTTGAGGCCGTCAACGGTCGCGTGCGCGATCCGCCCGGACGTTTCGAAGCCGACGCCGTCCAGCGCCCCGCCGAATTCGAAGCGGAACCGAAAATCCGAGGCCCGAATCGAACCGTCGATCCGGTCGAGGTTCGGGTGAGTGTCACCGCCGTTGGTGACGAACCTCGCCCCGAGCAGCCAAAAGTCCCGCTCCGCCGACGCGCTCAGCACGGCCGAACTGTAATCGTACCCGTCATGCAGGCAGCGCATTTGCAAATAAACGGGCTCGTTCCCGTTCGCGAAATAGGCGACCATCCCGCGCGTCTGATTCCACATGATCTCTTCGCTGAACGTTCCGACCGCGTATCGCGGCGCGATTTGCGTGACGGCCCGCTTCACGTAGCCCGTCTCCGCATTGCGATAATAGGTCGTCTCCACGACCCGCTCCTCCGGCCGGACGAACATGTCCAAATAAGGCTCCGGACATTCGCACCCGATGCCGTACCATTCGGCGCTGTACTCCAGCTCGTCTTCGGCAAGGAGGAGCAGCCTGTTCCCCGAAGCCGCCTGCAGGAAAGACTTGACCGGTTTCGTCAGCAGCGTGCTGTAGCTGCGGCTGTGCGGCCCGGCCCACTGGCCGGTCGCCGGGTGAAAATGCTGGGCAATCATGCGCCAGGCGGCGTCCAGCAGGTCGGAGGCGATTTCCTTGGCCCGCAGCTGTACGGAAAATGCGCGGATTTTGGACAGTTCCACGATGGCGACCATCGTGTACGTCGGGCTGTTGAATTCCTGAAACGTCCCGAGCTCCTCCGTATGCCGCTTCAGCTTTTCCAGCCGTTGCAGGCCATACTCGGCAAACTCCTTCCGGCCGTAGAGCTCCCCTGCGATCAACGTGACAAGCGCGCCCATAATCGCGATATTCGTGTAATGGGGACCCACGTCGCGCTTGATAATCGCTTCGCAGGCGCAGCTTGCCGCTTCCCGGATTCGTTCGTTCAGCTCATCCGGCAGCCTGCCGCCGTGCCGCAAAGCCGCCAGCACGAGCTCCTTGCCGCAAAAATCGGCCCAGTTCCAATCCGGAGGCGCCATCCGCGCCAGCGGCTCCTCGTAAAACCACGGCCAGATGCCGTACGTATCGTTGCCCGGGTCTCGATCCTGCAGGGCGATGACGCGCTCGATGATCGCGGAGGCACGTTCCTCGTACGCGGAAATCCCCGTATTCAGCAGGCCGAGGGCGTACGCCAGCGACGGATAGGTCGGGTGCACCGTCGGATGCGTCTCCTTCGTCAGCGTCGTGTGATACCCGGGACTGCTGAACGGCAGCCGCAGCATGCCCGCATCCGGATCGAAGCTGCTTTCCTGAGACGCGATTTTTTTCAACAGCAGCGCTTCGTGGTCGAGCGCATTTGCCTTATTGCCCATTTTTCCGATCCTCGCTTTCCGTTTCCGAACTTCGTTCATTTGCCGTCACGGTCATTTCCGCGCTTTCCGTAATCCGCTTCAATTGCGATTACCGCATAAACTCCTTATTTTTCTCGTACCATTCCTGCGCCAGCTTCTCGACGTTTTCGCCTCCGAGGCGCTGCCATTCCTTGCGCACCTGCTCCAGGCCTTCCTCTGGGCTAAGCGCGTCGCCGCCGGTGACGACTTTGACCTCGATCTGCGCGGCGATCGGCGCGAACGTCGCGATCAGTTGGCTCGCTTCCGGAAAATCCGGGCTGTACGGAATGTCGCGGCGGTATTCGTTCTTCAGCGCGACTTCGAGCGAAGCCGACTTCGCCGTGGCGATTTTTTGCGAGATCGGATCCTGCGCGGCCATGACCGGAATCCAATCCGGCTTCGGGTCCCACTGGCTCAAAATCGCGTACTCCCGGGCGTAGAACGCTTCTTTCCGATATTTATCCGCGTCGATGCGCTGCGGGATTTCGCCGTTCACCAGCTTGTAATGCACGTTTTCTTCGCCTTGCTTCAGCGGCAGCCAGCCGTCCTCGATCATCCAGTCGAGAAATTTGACGGCCGTCTCGATTTTGTCCTCGTCCATCTTGCTGTTGAAGGCGACCAGAACGTTCGCGGGCAGTTCCTGATAAAGACCGTTTCGGCCGTACTTCGTCGCCACCGGCTCGAGCGGGGCGATTTCGGCGTCCGGCACGTTGGCGAGCAGATCCTGCATTTCGGTATCCATGCTCCAGGAGCCGAGATAGATGCCGGCCTTCCCGGTCGTCCACAGCTGGCGGGAGCGCTGGAAGTTGCTGTCCGTAATGTACTCCCTGTCGATGAGGCCCTGGTCGAACAGCGACTTCTGGAACGCGAGCGACTCGGCAAACCGGTCGAGCGTGCGGCCGTACTTCATCCGGCCGTCCTCCAGGTACCATTGATTTTCATTGTTGAAAAAGAACGCCCGCATAATTTGCACGCCGTTGCCGTTGAAGACGATCGGCACCGTATCCGCCGCGCCGTTTCCGTCCGGATCCTCGTCCTTGAATTTTTTCGCGACCTCGATCAGTTCTTCGACCGTCGTCGGCGCCGCAAGCCCCAGCTTGTCGAGCCAATCCTGGCGGATCCACATGCCGTGGTTGGCGATGACGTCGGTTCCGCGCGCGCTCGTAACCGCATACATTTTCCCGTTGATCGTGATGGCCGATTTCAGCTCGGGGTGCTCCGCCAGGTAGTTTTTCAAGGAAGTGCTGTACTTTTCGATATGCTCGTCGATCGGCTGAATCGCGCCCTGATTGGCGAGTTGGGCGATATAGGTTCGGTCGAACTCCCAGATCAGATCGGGCGCGCTGCCGGAGGCGATCAAGGCGCTCAGCTTCTGCTGCGCCTGGCCGCGGGGAACCGGCACCCATTTTACCTTTGCCGGGGAATTTTCGTCGATCCATTTCGTCCAGCGGTTGCTTTCGTAATTCCCCTCCTCCGTCGGCACCTCCCCGCGATCGAACATGGAAATGCCGATTTCCTGTTTCGTTTCGGCCGAGGCCGAGCTTCCGCCGGACGATGCCGCGCTTCCGGAGGGAGAAGAAGAATTCCCTCCCGATCCCCCGGAGCTGCAAGCCGCCGCGGCCAGCATCAAAAGCGACAAGCCGGCCGCCAGCAGCGGTTTCCTCGTTTTGTTCCGTGCGTTCAAATCGTTCATCCCCTTTTGAAATAGTCTAAACTATATCAAGGACTCATGGCCCTATGATATCATCCTTTGACCGAACCGATTAAGACGCCTTTCACGAAATGCTTCTGCAAAAACGGATACACGACGAGAATCGGCGCCACCGCGATGACGATCGCGGCCGCCTTGATCGCTTCCGGCGTCAGCAGCACCTGCGTGACCCCTTCGCTGCCCGAAAAGCTGTTGAGCAGGCTTTGGTCGACTTGCTGGATCATCTGGTAGAGCTTGAGCGTCAGCGTCTGCAGCGACGACTTCGTAATATAGAGCATCACGCTGAAATAGGAGTTCCACCAGCCGACGGCGTAAAACAGGGACAGCGCGGCGATGATCGGCTTGCACAGCGGAAGGATGATCCGCAGCAAAATCCGCCAGTCCCCCGCCCCATCGATCGCGGCCGACTCCTCGATTTCCTCCGGCAGGCCTTCCATGAACGTTTTCATGACGAACATGTTATACGTGCTGATAAGCGACGGCAGCCACAGCGCCCAGTAGGAATCCATCAAACCGAGCGATTTGATCAAAATAAAGTTCGGAATGACGCCGGTCACGAACAGCATCGTAAATGTGATCAGCATCAGCAGCGCGTTGCGGCCCATCAGCCGCTTTCGCGACAGCGGATAGGCGGCGAGAATCGTGAACGCCATATTGAACAGCGTCCCGATGACGGTGACGACGACCGTGTTGCGCATCGCCAGAAAAAGCTGGCCGTCCTCGAACAACCGTTTGTACGCCTCCACGTTGATTTCCACCGGCCACAGCGACACTTCTCCGGCGGTAATCGCCCTGCTGCTGCTCAAGGACGAAACGATGACGTACCAGAACGGGTACAGCGCGATCAGCGCGCATATTCCCAGGACGATATAGTTGGCGGCCGAGCCCAGACAAGACCAGCCCGGCCGGGCCGCTCTTCGGGTATTCATGCTTACCATAACCCCCTCTCCCCGAACAGCCGGGTCAGCCGGTTGACGCCCAGCACGAGGATCAAGCCGATGACCGACTGGAACAGGCCGAGCGCGGTCGTATAGCTGTAGTTCATGTTGAGCAGGCCGACCCGGTACACATAGGTGCTGATAACGTCGGCCACGTCGAGCACGGACGGATTTTGCAGGACGAGCGTCTGCTCCAGTCCGACGTCCATCATCTGGCCCATGCGGAGGACGAGCAGAATCGCGATCGTGCTGCGGATGCCGGGCAGCGTAATGTGCCAGATTTGCCGGAGCTTGTTCGCGCCGTCGATTTTGGCGGCTTCGTAAAGCTGCGGATCGATCGCGCCCATCGCGGCCAGGTACAGGATCGTGCCCCAGCCGGCGTCGCGCCAGATGCCCGATACCGTGTAGGCGACCGGCCACCAGGACGAGTCCGCCATGAAGTAGATCGGCTCGATGCCGAAGACGTTGCTCAGCAGCCAGTTCACGATGCCGGTGCTGGGCGAAAGCATCGCGACGAAGATGCCGCCCAGGACGACCCAGGAAATGAAATGAGGCAAATAGAGCAGGTTCTGCACCGTCCGCTTGAAGCCTTCCTTGCGCACCTCGTTCAGCATCAAGGCCAAAATAATCGGCACCGGAAACCCGAAGACGAGACTGTACAGGTTTAGAAGCAGCGTGTTCCGCAGCACCCGCCAAAAGTCGATGCTCGCAAACAGGCTTTGAAAATGGTCGAAACCGACCCACTTGCTGCCCAAAATTCCGTCTCCGAGCCGATAATCCTTGAACGCGATAATCTCGCCCGCCATCGGCGCGTATTTAAAGGCGAGATAAAACGCGAGCACCGGCAGCAGCATCAAATATAAATGCCGGTCCCGCTTAAGCCGGCTGCGGATGACGGAGCGGCTTGCGCCCGTCCTTGCCGCCCCCGGGCTTCCGCCCGCGAGCCGCGCGACTCCCGCCGGCGGGCCGCCGCCCCGGCTTGCGGGCGGCATTCTTCCCGGCCCTTTGCCGGTTCGATTTCCGTTCATGTTCGTTCACCCTTTCGTCGATGAGACCGTCTGGTCAGCCGGCGAACTCAGCGTACTCCGGGGCGGCCGTCGGCGATAGAGACACGTTTGGAACACGGTGCTTTTTTTTGCGGAAACGGCGGTGTCTTTTTTGAGAAGGGTGCCTTTTCTTGCGGTGACAGGCGTATTTTCCTGCGGTTGCGAGGATTCGGCGCGGTTTGAGCCGAGGAAATCGCGCGAAAGGCGGTTCGGGCGAAAGGCGGATTTGGAGAAGGACGGGGAGGGGAGGGGGATCAAGAGGCGGCAAGTAGGAGCCGATTTACCCGCGAAGTTTAAAACGAAAAAGCGGGCGTGCGACGAGATCTACGAGTTCATCATGCGGATTTCCGCGCGTTTTTCTCGTTCCCTGTCCCGCTCACGGCTCCTCCCCCTGTCCCGCCGCGGTCTGCGTCCGGGCCGACCAGTCCCGGTACTCCATCGGCGTCATGCCCGCATACTTTTTGAACGTCCGCAAAAAACTGCGCGCATTCATGTATCCGACCGCTTCGGCGATCTCGTTGACCTTCATGTCCTTGCCCGACAGCAGTCTCTGCGCCTCGCGGATGCGGATTTCGATCAAATAATCGATGAAATTGCTGCCGGTATGCTCCTTGAACTGCTTGCTGATATACGTGGGACTCAACTGGAATTCGTGCGCGAGCCGGTCGAGGGACAAATCGCTTTCCTGAAAATGCTCCCCGATATACCGAAGCATCCGTTCGACGGCGGCGTTTTTTCCTTTTTGGCTGCGCCGCTCCTCCACTTGGCCGGCAAGCGATTCCAGGTAGGATACGACGATCCCGCTGACGTTCGCCAAGCTTCCGCTGCGGTTGATCCGTTCGTAAACGCCGTTGAGACGGCCCGCCGAAGCGCCGATTTCGACCCCCAGGGAGCTTGCGGCCTGCGCCGGTTTCATGACAAGGTCGAAAGCGAGCTGGCGAATGAGCTCCGGGGGCAAATTGCTGTCCGCGGCTTCCTTCAGCGTCTCCTCCACGCAGGCTTTCATTTTGGCGGCATCCGCCTGCTTCAGCGCGTCCGCAACGCGGTCCGCCATCCGGGT
Coding sequences within it:
- a CDS encoding extracellular solute-binding protein, with translation MNARNKTRKPLLAAGLSLLMLAAAACSSGGSGGNSSSPSGSAASSGGSSASAETKQEIGISMFDRGEVPTEEGNYESNRWTKWIDENSPAKVKWVPVPRGQAQQKLSALIASGSAPDLIWEFDRTYIAQLANQGAIQPIDEHIEKYSTSLKNYLAEHPELKSAITINGKMYAVTSARGTDVIANHGMWIRQDWLDKLGLAAPTTVEELIEVAKKFKDEDPDGNGAADTVPIVFNGNGVQIMRAFFFNNENQWYLEDGRMKYGRTLDRFAESLAFQKSLFDQGLIDREYITDSNFQRSRQLWTTGKAGIYLGSWSMDTEMQDLLANVPDAEIAPLEPVATKYGRNGLYQELPANVLVAFNSKMDEDKIETAVKFLDWMIEDGWLPLKQGEENVHYKLVNGEIPQRIDADKYRKEAFYAREYAILSQWDPKPDWIPVMAAQDPISQKIATAKSASLEVALKNEYRRDIPYSPDFPEASQLIATFAPIAAQIEVKVVTGGDALSPEEGLEQVRKEWQRLGGENVEKLAQEWYEKNKEFMR
- a CDS encoding carbohydrate ABC transporter permease is translated as MNTRRAARPGWSCLGSAANYIVLGICALIALYPFWYVIVSSLSSSRAITAGEVSLWPVEINVEAYKRLFEDGQLFLAMRNTVVVTVIGTLFNMAFTILAAYPLSRKRLMGRNALLMLITFTMLFVTGVIPNFILIKSLGLMDSYWALWLPSLISTYNMFVMKTFMEGLPEEIEESAAIDGAGDWRILLRIILPLCKPIIAALSLFYAVGWWNSYFSVMLYITKSSLQTLTLKLYQMIQQVDQSLLNSFSGSEGVTQVLLTPEAIKAAAIVIAVAPILVVYPFLQKHFVKGVLIGSVKG
- a CDS encoding ABC transporter permease: MNGNRTGKGPGRMPPASRGGGPPAGVARLAGGSPGAARTGASRSVIRSRLKRDRHLYLMLLPVLAFYLAFKYAPMAGEIIAFKDYRLGDGILGSKWVGFDHFQSLFASIDFWRVLRNTLLLNLYSLVFGFPVPIILALMLNEVRKEGFKRTVQNLLYLPHFISWVVLGGIFVAMLSPSTGIVNWLLSNVFGIEPIYFMADSSWWPVAYTVSGIWRDAGWGTILYLAAMGAIDPQLYEAAKIDGANKLRQIWHITLPGIRSTIAILLVLRMGQMMDVGLEQTLVLQNPSVLDVADVISTYVYRVGLLNMNYSYTTALGLFQSVIGLILVLGVNRLTRLFGERGLW